The nucleotide sequence attgattaataggtatgtacatattttatgaCTACAAAGAttgtatacataaaaataataaattaatggatTATATATCCACAAAACAATACTCAGATACTGTTGACAAGGGAAAGGAAATTTTTTCATTTCAAGTTTTATCCTCGACTTAGTAATTCGCAGACATCTCAAATATTATGTCagatatacttacttttatGTTTGGTATGAATCTATGCAATCGGATTTTATCGCTAGATACTAGATAGGCATGAAATCGACGTTGTAGCAATCCTTCAGACTTCGAGAAGATTTAATATATTGTAAGCTAAGCAAACTTTCTCTTAACTAAGCAGGAAGCTTCTTTATGAAAAGGTACCTCTAAGAGTTACATAATTGACAATGAAGCCAGAAGCTCTAGGCACTAAATAATTAACTGTCCAAGCTTCAGAAATAGAAAGCTACAGGGTGAATGTAGTtaagaacaaaaataaaattgataaaaataaatcatagcAATTTTATGTAACTCATTGACTaggttgttaaaaattaaaatacagctTTGTATCTTCGTATCTTTGTTTCGTTTGCTTagctttttgtaaataaaacagtaaGCAActgaccaaaaaaaaaacaacttttatcaccatcctttttaaaattttattataataagttaaaTAGGTATGTGTACGATAAAATGTTTTTATCGATCAATTTACCCAATCAGCCGCTAACGTGTGGCCTAAGGTTTATTACGCTGCAAGTTTCTTTTCACTCCTTAAAGAGCCAGTACAGAGCAAAATGTATGGAAAGTACATCGCCTTGTTGATTTCACTGATAGGGACAACTCTCTCCATTTACCCATACTTTGATACTCAAGACTTCATATATAATGTCCCCAAAGTGTACAGGATTTCCCTCACGCTGGACAAATTGTTGGATTATTACGAGAAGAAGCCCTCGAAAGATCCAGAATGGTACATCGCTCTTGGAATGGCTAGGGGTAAGACAGCAGTAAAAATATGGTAAACTACCCTTGTGAAAGCATTATACCAGGTTTGAAATTACAGAACTATGGATTATATACAGatttatggattttttttattcattatagtcACACACTTGACCGTAATCacgcctgatggaaagtgatgatgtggcctaagacgggacgcgtttacctacaAGATAGTTTAACTAAACTTATATGTTgtgttttgtaatattatataatctacgttttactaagatattaggtatatcttatCTCTTCTACTGATCGGCATCGATTTGTTTCTCGGCTTTTGAGAAGTTCCGCCAGCCCCCAGCTCCGAAATtcttcatcaaatcttcacttTTACATAATTTATCTATTGgtacaatttttgtaaaaaagaattattaaaatcagtcGAGATTTGACACTAAAAATGATCATTTCGTCCAATTATCACAACCCGAACGATGCCTAttgattttcggaataaaacTATTCTATTAATTGACCTTGATTAACCCGGAGTATTAGGGATCACAAATTGCGTTTAGAATTCAAATCCGTTTAATATTTTCAGCGTGCACGGTGCACAGATGTAGacaaatacttaaaaaatactGTATTGGACTCGATATCGGTAATAATGCCTACTTCGactgaaattttcaaaatatattaaatgtacagaaatcaCACAAATCGTCCAGTTTCATTAAAAGCACAGATTTCATAGATAGCTAATTACAAAATCAGCCACAAAACTTTCTAATCGTCCATAAAGGGTTCCTAATTTTAAATGGTTACTAATACCTACGTGTGATaaattcttttatattttaacgaTAAGTGATAAGTTACATATTACAGGTCAACTGGAGTATACAATAAATGAATTGGACAAATCGGTACCAGCAAAGTTGAAGGAGAATTTACAGAACCTCACGAGGAGAATGGATCGGATTCAAAATGGCACAAATTTCGCAACTCTAGTTTATCGCAGTAAAGATTATGAATATGGTAAGTGTGTTTATTTTGTAGAAGACCTTGTTCGCCTAGTATCTCGATCACctctaaaataattataattatttattaaaaacgtTAATAATATATGCTAATAAATTATAGTCTAATGTTAAACAACAACATGTATGACGTTTCATAAAATTATCCACTTAgtatgaattaaaaattaaaagaaaagatTTCTGGTACAGGGCCGAATAATCCAAGTGGATGAGGCGATATCCTCTAAGCCTTTTAGGAGGCTCCAAATCTTGAAAAATCACCTCTAATAAATACCCAAATCAGGCTAAAATTATAAGcagactacatatttttatcggaaaatcaaagagttcccatgagttttataaacctaaatccacgttaagtcgcgagcatcattataaaaaactttcatttttttaaatcaaacacTATCACGACATTTCTAATGAAAAAGCTGCATGTAACAACGTGACAAGGTTCTATTAGCATACCATTTAAGCGTCATTACGTAAACCGTTTGTATGGAAAAACATGAAACGAAGCCTGCATCCGACGAGTATTCGGCTGTGCTTTCGTAACTTTGAACCACGTGCGCGATCCAGTTACTTTCCTGTACAGATAGGCCGTTAGATTCAATCTTGTAAGGAAGTAGACATCGTTCTTTATTAAGGACTGTATACATTTACTTGTTTGTTTTTGCTTGTTTTATCTTCTTACATACGTGGAAGCTTTTGTTTATTTCAGTTTTAACATTTCAATAAACTGCGATGATGGAAACTTAGCTTCACTGAACTTATGTCAGTTAGATACTGGTACTTGAACACTTGTAACATCGAATGCGATTTTTACTATTATTCAGAAAGGAAAatacttagataataatatctatgttCGCTATGTCGTATATCGTATTGTGTTCAATAGTTACCTACGAGTATAACAACGCTATTCAATACCGTGCGAAATTAGGGTTCGTCAGCTATCGTTCCCGTAAAGAATACTCCTGAAAAATTTTTAAAAGGAAGAAAGATAAttgcaacaatttttttttgttttatttaggtataattcATACCAATCTAATTTGCGTATAGATGTTCAAATCAACTTAAAACTCAAGTTACAAGTCGCTTGAAAGTTTTACACCTCTTTTACACCTCTTTTCCCCTATTATTATGAGTCACGGTTAACAGTTTCCGTAATGatgcaatttaaatttttacaatgTATTGTTTTTCTATATTATTAGGTAAGATCGGATGTCTGCGGTGTTTACTCTTATAATACGGACATTTTATTTCAGTTGCCAAAGCGATTTTTGAGAATTTGGAAGTTTTTTCATCGCTGCTAGAGCCGCTGACGATCGGTACGATGGGCACACAGAAGCCTTTTCGGTTCAAGTTTGAACAATACGTCCAAGAGGCGAGAACAAAGATGCCAACTCGAAAAGCAGCTGGTAAGACTCTCAACTTTTTTTCTGTTCTCACCGCTGATTTAATGCTTGAAAGATACCCGTATAAGTGAACAACCCTTAGAACAACCATagtacagttcacgacagtcaAGAAACTTCTAACAAAAGGTCAAGGCTtagacgtcactggcaggcgtcaaatgttagcaCATTTGGCGCAGATAACCCCTAATGTAGccttattttttatgattttacgacACAACAGCctgatatttgacatatcgtcgattcaaaatcaaaccgagagttccctcactctagatCACTCTGACCTTAATGACGTCGGGTCATAGTTAAAGCACGTCCAAGTGACGATATAGTCGACAGTGACTAGGCACATAATGCTGGAAATGGTAAGTACGAGTATAAGATGCCAAAAGTAACTTTCTGGTcggctaaaatatttttttagccaCGCCAATATACCTAACTGTTTTTCTAAAGCAGAGAATCTAGGTTACTATTAGGAGTTTTGTCACCTTCATTGACGATTAAGATTCAGGGTACCTACGTGGCTTACGTCAGATTTTTGAACAACTGTTCTATTGGGTAATGGTCTactttttattgtgtacctataCGCCCTGACACGATTTTTGAATAGTCGACTGAAGGCCGTTTTCTAGTTCAATAATTGACCACAACGAGGCGTTGATTGTATAGTTTACTACATTAActttatagaaataataaagaTGAAAGTACCTTGACATAATAACTGTGAACAAGTCTTGTAATTTTTTGTGGTCTTTGTATTTTAGATGCATGCATGATGCAGCTGCTTATATCAGCTATGGAGACCCAGACAACACAAACCGATGGAAGTTGCGAGATGACGCCAGAATGCCAAGCACAACTGATGCAGGGATCTGGACTGGCTTTCCAACAAACTAGCCGCGTCCGTGCAATGATTCTTGCACGCCTCTTTGACTGCATGGAGGGCGTAGATATTTCCGCTAATATTTATAAGCTTTGTATACAGGTTTACAAAGAAACGAAGTCGTTAGAGGCCTGGGATCATCCAGCTGGTACTAGAACACTATTTATGCAACAGAGTAAGTATGTAATTTAACATCAATTTTACAGGCATTATCGTGGTTAAAGTAACTGTCATGTATCGAATGTGTCTCATCTGTCATGAAAAAGCAACGACATATTATTAGGAAAGTATTCTTTCTCATTCTTCCAGTACTCTTTTGCGCTTCGCAAGGCTATGGAGAGTTTATAAAGCCACGGTGGATGAACAAAATCATGGCATGGCAAGAACCCAAAGGTTGTTATTCGGATACCCGACAACCATTTCTAAGGCTTACTGGATTTGTTGGACCTGCCTCATCCGCGCCGCCTAAAGAAAGAGAGGTAGCATTTACACATTCATCTGTGTGTGACAGCCGTTTGACGGAACATTACGTTTTTGCAGATGGCCGGCgctttatattttttctcattTCTCATacagtacctagtacctacctacacattaAAAGAACATTTAGATACGTATGACTTAAGTATTCCATTATTGCATGGCGTGAATTAGCGACCGAGCATAGCAGACCGTGCAATAATAGACTAGACTTGCTTAACTCACGagtaggtatcataatattgtattattttatacctCGTGTgatctaaattattttaagccCGCATAATGCCGCCGTGACTGTGTCCATTTTCACACCATGCAAAAACAGAAGGCCAACAAATGACATTTCAGTATGATCCGATTCTTAGAACTTCTACAATGTTGCTCATATAAGATTTGAGATTATgcaggtaaataaaattaaaccacACCCAGAATGACCTTTAAGTAAACTTCAAGAGTGCCAGCACGCTAAAAGGTTAATCTACTTAGTATGAATACTAACCTGTCCAATTCAGACTTTGGAATACTAAtgaagggattttaaaaacttaaattcaggTGGACGAAGCAGCGTCATctaatgttaagtgatcacCGCCACCCGCCCATTTGCTTTTGCACAACCAGAGTGACATCTTATGATTTATTGAAATCTTGTGAGGATTTTACGAGGTTCCACAGAAAATAAACAGGACTGTTACCCTATgtttcatattaaaatattatttaatagaagatgcccgcgacttcgtctgcgtggatttagatttttataaatcccgtggaaactgtttagggacgcaagctacctcggtaccaaatttcatacaaaccgcttaagcgggtgggtttttgggaatcccgtgggaactctttgattttccggtattaaaagaagcctatgttcgtccccgggatataagctaacccgtaccaaatttcgtcagaatcggttaaactgtagggccgtgaaaaggtagcagacagacagacagatagacacactttcgcatttataattaaaatatttgtatattagtatggattaaaatattatttatatctatagGAAGAGTACCGAGTGAAAAAGGCTGCGGCATCTGATGGCGGTTCCTGCAACTCGTTAACGTCAGCTATGGCTCTGGGTTCTCTGGTGCTATATGTTCGTGCGCTGTTAGAAACTGATCAAGCATTCCAGTATGACGTTCTTATGTGATAAGggctacctatttattaaaatattgtgtaaTCTGAACTGCACTTTTTTGTTAAATTCTTACTTCAAAGatccaaataatattttgttcagcTAATACCCAGCGTACGTTGCAATGCAACTCGCGTGTATTGTATGATACTGGGTAttattagaacgctagcaaaatcaAAGACATGTGATAGTActtatgattactgataaggtacctaccacaaaaaaactaaatcctgAATTTTTTGAAGAGTTTGCAATGTATTGCAATAAAACATCTTACTGACGCTAAAAGTTAACGAATGCtgcgtagataggtacctatcgcAAGGTCAATGCCGCGGCGTAGGTGGGGCTTTGACCACGAGTTTTGTACAGGCTTTGCAGGCTTAAAACAACgagtaaatcactaaaactatacTATAAAGCAAACGGTTATTGGTATTCGACAACTGTACAACGACACTGACAAAGTTTCAACGCAATCGGATGAACCCATAGATATGTATGAACCTAACAAAGAGTCAAACATTGATtgttttaatgaataaaaagatagatagataagatAATTAATCAATGGTCGGTAAACGATTTAGTGACGAATAATATATGCATACATTGGCGCAATTTGAAATACTACTGTAccagctgtaagcttggcccatattaattatctataaaacatagttggcgccactcaaatcataacatcatattagaaggcgtcattgattggctgaagttgttcaacatctgatcgataaacgtactgtatataaaattcttatagtttttagttgatgaattgtagcataataaaggataatatttgtaatcaatatataagatgaaaacatctttattacttagatgatttgtgaaacgagcttgatgatttgtatattagtcactaagtttattcattgtacaatttggattggccgataacgataagataaaaaggggagtggctaataaacgtggagaggttacctgtaagagtggttttaaaacgacgacattcaaaaatatactaacgtaagaggaacaacatttatttgacacaaatgtaaaagttaataaatttaaatatgaaataaaagtgtaataatttatcataaagattgtgtttgtgatttcgtcagaccttacccaaaaggtcagaagtgggatatcaagaaaatataatattttcttgtcacgctcacgactcagagaaacaagtggaaatatacagaggaacgagaaagaagtggaggtctagtagaccacagacattttggagcacaaggccaatatttgggcctcaatatatcaaagtacctag is from Maniola jurtina chromosome 14, ilManJurt1.1, whole genome shotgun sequence and encodes:
- the LOC123871727 gene encoding uncharacterized protein LOC123871727, giving the protein MYGKYIALLISLIGTTLSIYPYFDTQDFIYNVPKVYRISLTLDKLLDYYEKKPSKDPEWYIALGMARGQLEYTINELDKSVPAKLKENLQNLTRRMDRIQNGTNFATLVYRSKDYEYVAKAIFENLEVFSSLLEPLTIGTMGTQKPFRFKFEQYVQEARTKMPTRKAADACMMQLLISAMETQTTQTDGSCEMTPECQAQLMQGSGLAFQQTSRVRAMILARLFDCMEGVDISANIYKLCIQVYKETKSLEAWDHPAGTRTLFMQQILFCASQGYGEFIKPRWMNKIMAWQEPKGCYSDTRQPFLRLTGFVGPASSAPPKEREEEYRVKKAAASDGGSCNSLTSAMALGSLVLYVRALLETDQAFQYDVLM